Within Cucumis melo cultivar AY chromosome 4, USDA_Cmelo_AY_1.0, whole genome shotgun sequence, the genomic segment TGGttaagaaaattttgaaaaaaaaaataaagttattgAGTATGCTAGTAAtctacatttttcattttagtgacttcattcatttttcattttagtgACTCAATTATAGGAACTCTAAAATTAAGTGTTTTTAGTTTAGAGCAATCCTATATTTGATAGCctcttgaaaattttcctagAATACTTGTGAGCGAGAACAACAATATATTATCGAGTTCTAAATTTGAAACGTTGCACTAAATGAgtttctttttatgtagatgAAAGTATGAATAATAAAGAGCTTGAGAATGACATATTAAGACGATGATGATGGAGTATACTATCAAAGGGcatgtttattgtttttagtCAACAATGCTAAAGCTAGCCCTTCCTAGTTTCAATCTTCGTTCTTAACATACACCGTCTCTTCACAAAGTCCAAGAGAAGATGATGTGTTCTTACTTAAAAGAAGGAACAAGCAAAAGTTACAAAAAAGAACGTTTTCAATTTAGCTTTGAGCCTCTAAGATACAAGAATTCTCTATTTAGTGTAGGGGTTGAAACGGTTCGGTTTGGCGGCAAAACCAAATCGAACCAATTTATTGGTTCAAACCAAATCGTATTTATGTGGTTCAGTTTGGTTTTTAATTTggatttactttttttttaatgtaaaaatataaaaataaatatatagtaGTTAAAAAAATCTAGTTCGATTtcaattcaatttcaaatttctttaaaCGGGATTGAACTGAATTTTTCGGTTTCATTTAGTCTTCGGTTTGGTTTTAAGGAACAATTATATTTTTGCGGTTTGAATGGCCACTCCTAATTTAGAGCACTCCAATTGGAAGCATTATTAAATTGTATAGCttcataaaactaaaaaaaaattaaattaaaagtcTATGTATATAATTAATTCGTTTTACACATACACAGTCTACGTATACTTAACTAAGGTTTCGGTACTTACTCCACGCTCTTTCTATTGTAAATTGTAAATACTGGAATATCATGTAGCAACTAACTAGTTTTTTAGGATTTGGTATAAATGATGAAGAAGTTGGTTTTCTTAGGATTCCAAACTTGCAAGTTGCAAGATGATTATACCTATGAGTATATTGCTAATGTCATAATTACATTTATGTGTTTGGATGTCATGTTAGATATCTGATGGTCTTGAATTTAGAAAACTCACAATAAACCGTAATCACGTCTAAATGAGAGGGATCATTTGAACCATAAATTTATGGTTGAGAGAATCTTCAAGAAAATAGAAAGTTACTATGTGTGCCAACAAAGTGCACTTTTTATTTTAGTGACTCAATCATAGCTCTAATGTTAAGTGTGTTTAACTTGAAGCAATTTTAGATTGGATGACTTCTTGAAACTTTTTATAAGATGTATGTGAGTGAAAACAAAGTAAGTCGAAATGACTCCTATTGGTTTTCGAGTCACAAATGACGAAAGGGTGATATGACCATTTTTTGTTGAATTCAAAATCTGGAGCGTTACGTTAAATGAATTTCTTTTTATGCAAAGGAAAGTTCAAAAGAACAAGTTTGAGAATGACATATTAACGATAATGATAATGTTTATTGGGTTTTAGTCAACATTGAATGCTAAAGCTAGCCCTTCCTAGTTTCTATGTGCACTACTTCTCTTCACAGAGTTCAAGAGAACATGATGCATCCTTGCTTAAAAGAAGGAACAAACAAAAGTTAAAAAGCTTTTAAGATACCAAATTTCTCTATTTAGAGTATGGGTGGAAACAGTTCGATGCACTACGATTTTGTGGTTAAATCAAACCAAACTAATCTATTGGTTCAAATTTAACCGTATTTATGTGGTTCGGTTTGAGTTCTAAATTCGgtgttgttttttaaaataaaagttgtttgatttttaaattGGTTTTACTCTTTTAACATATCTATAAGTATATAGTAGTTAAAAATGGTTCGATTTCATTTCAATTTGGTGTCAAATTTCTTTAATTCAGGTCAAATCGAATTTTTTGGTTTCATTGAGTAGTTGGTTTGGTTAGATTCGATTTTAAGAAACAATTCGGGTTTTGCAATTTGAATTGCCACCTCTAATCTAGAGCACTCCAGTTGGATGCATTATTAAGTTGTATAGCtttgtaaaacaaaaaataaaataaaaagtctataattaatcaataaaattaaatcgTATTATACCTATACATTCTATGGTTTCCATATTTATTCCACATCACTTTTTTTCCTATTGTAAATCGAAACTAGTAAACTACTAATTTTCTAGGATTTTATGTACATAATGAAGAAGTTGGTTTCCTTAGAATTCCAAACTTGCAAGTTTGAAACATTATTATACCTACGAGTATATTGTTAATACAGTATTTACGTTTACGTGTTTGAATGTCATGTTGTTATAACGTGTGATCGAGCtagaaaaaagaaggaaaataaaaacttattttgactattaactaaaatattctatataattctttttaatatcggagaaaatgagtgttcttgcttttaaaaagtcaaaaaatatGATCATTTCAAATTTGAGACggtaaaaaataaagttaaattaTAGAATATACTTTTAggttatttttatattttgttttaaaaaatatatcatcaagttttcaaaatttttaacattttattcTTAAATCATTTTTATGTAAAAGAATAACTTTACCAttaacttttattattattaaaaccatttattacttttctttttattaaaaatacttataaattataaatattttatatatacagTTAGAATTTAAAGATTTACACTTTTGGTAAGTATCTATTCGTTAatgtaaaataacaaaataattacaattACATTAATTTTCCATCGCTAATAACTTTGTATCATAATTATTCTAAAACATTTATTAATTGAAAGCTAACGTCATATATCAAAATGAGTATTAGTAAAAATTCAAtagtaaaaaagaaagataCAAAAAACCAAAGACCCAGGTGAAAATTAAACTCAAAACAGAATGATAAAAATGAAATTGTTTGGAACCTATAGATGACAAATAAAAATTAGGTAGACTCAAATTCTACGGATGAAATCAATAAAGGTAATTAATgccattttaaaaaaaaaaatcgacaaTATTTTTCAATTGAAATACTAACAATGATTTTCATTCATATTCTTCAAGAGAGTCTCCAAACAAAAACAAGTGATCATATAGTTTACGGTCAAATGAATGAAGTTATCCTTATAAACTTAATAGTTAtcaaaattaaatcaattcaaccGAGACCTTTCAAACTAAGCACAACGTTTAAGGatatttgtttataattaaatcaaaaaatttatttgaatgaagaaaaaaagtttgACAAGTTTTGGCATTAAAAAAAAGAACCCAAAATTGATTAAAAGGGTTATTATATGTCACATGTTCATACTTAGGGCTCTATTTTAAATTTGTGGGTTTCTTCCATCCATTTCCCTATTTCCATGTTTGCAAGATTTGGCCTCCACACAACAAGCTTTTGCAGGTCTTATCCCTTCTCCAACGATCATTGATCATCAGGTGATTATGAATTTCTTTGGCTCGATTGAGCAAAGTTATGTAATATTTTATCGAGCTTTCTACCCGTCTCCGTCTAATTTAAAAGGTATTTCTTTTAAGTTAGTTAATAGTTGAAATTTTCGTTTTCGAATAACAAACAACATATCATAAATGAACAATGGATAGACTAACATAGCTAGAAAAATCAAGTAGTTATTCGAGCGTGTCTAAAGTACTTACAAGTTTTTTACTTTTATCTCTTTATGGTATTGTCTCGTGATTTTTAGTTTAAGGATGATTAGTGTTGTAATACTGTTTTTTCACACAAAGAAGGttataacattttttatttcaaattcgTCTCATATGTCCTATTTGCAACTTCGTGATTTCTAGTGATTTTAATTCATAAGTACATTCTATTAATTATAAAGAAGgttataatcttttttttttttttatttcaaattcgTCTCACATGTCCCATTTGCAAcgagatagttgcaaatatggtaattatattcaaaataattaaatatataacaacgttttaaaaaaattgtaaatatagcaaaacctatcgatgatagaaatctattattgatagaccatatagcaaatattagtttatcaatgataaaccaTCAAAGATAGAAGTCTATCTTTGATTGACTttgcttaatttttttaaaaatattgttacatacttaataattattttaaaagttattaCCCATCATAATCATcctaaattttattgaattcaaACAAAAGGTAATAATGCATCTAAGTGGTCTAGGTATAATATGATTTGAGCCCAAGTTtgttgattttgacttcaaaaTTTTGACCAAGCGAATTTGGAATTTTCTCCCAATTCTTTGACctctcatttttcttttctccattAAATATTAAAGAGTTTTGATTTTTCAACTCATCaaacttagaaaaaaataaaaagtatattaaaaataaaataagataatataACCCAACCAAACAtgtagattaaaaaaaatcaaaattcataGTTAATACGAAAACAACGATCCACTCGTATACGATTTATACTATTATAtcggtatttttttttttggttaaatcaAAGTTATTGTGTACTATTTAttatatcaaattaattaacttataAAATTGGTATGTAGTTTGTAAGCATTTAAGCTCTATATGTTGGAAGAAATAGAATATATAACTATTCTCAATTTATCTTAtggttttaatttattttagctTTAAATAACatattagttttaatatttataaaaaagtatatgttgaaataacaataataaactATCTATTTGGACTATGATTGAAATTTCATATTTGTCCAACTCATATATTTACCAAATGCTGTTGTCTTCAATTATCAATAATTAAATtacaacaaatatataaaaatatgaatattgaatgttttttttaaagaaattaaaataatggatagaaaaaccaaaaattcaaaacattAGAAGGAAATTAGAAAGTAATtagtcatatatttaatttctagAATAGAAATTTGGACATTTTCTtaacactttttctttttattgtaaAATTTTCTATACTTTCTTATTCCGTACGttgcaataatttttctttcaaggTAGGTAGGTAGCAGCTTTCAAGCATTTTAATCAAGTTTGAGTTTTATTTCGACATTACGGTCTCATCATACGATTACTCATGTTTGGGATAAATTTTTTGTAACTTTTGTTTAATATTATAATCCTCTTTAGAATCAGTTGGTCTCTGAAAATGAACATATAGTTGAAGTTTTCAGATAATATAAAGTATCgatatatttgtttattttaacaTATGGTAAGAATATTGAAGACAAATATTTAAATAGCCACACTTATGTTTTAACGTCTATGAACGAGCGTATTTAGAAATGATGTATTATTCTAGCTAcacttttctatttttaaataaattatataagcTTTTAGGATTTAAATAATTTGTTATTATAAATCATTCGTATTAAttttacattatttttaaaacaaactaatttatattatttacaattttgataaaaagacgtcatatcaaatattatttttgaTTTAAACATTCAAAGAAGATAATTAAAggactttttaaaaatataaaaaatcaatAAACTATTTACAGACAAAATTCAATATACTTGATTTTTCTATaaactgtaaatattttgtcaaatattttatttttgacaactttttataataattaaatgcaaatttttagtatgagatgataattataatcattttcatctaaatgtttaaatttttatcgaactattaaaaatagaacataatttcttttaaaataataataattactaaAGAAATTGAAACTACGTCTAGAAAAATATCCAAAAAAAAGTTATTCTTATATTTGATTTATATTAAaagaataattgtaaatccataccatcaaaatatatacaaaatttacacacatatatatatatatatattaatattttagttgattttattaatatataaaaattatacttttttttGTCGCTCCATCCTCTTGGAAATCTAAAACTAAAAGGTAAAAATGGATCCCACGAGCTCATCACTGGCCCACCGCCATTCTCTTCCTCTATCCCAATCCTCCTCATCTGACGTCGTTTTAGACACACGTGCCGAACACATTCccataaatataatttatacatTTATCGATAGATCTTTTTAAAGAAGAAACTAACGCTACATAATTAATTGTATGCATTTATTTCTTATCGTTATTCAATCTAACATGGACACAACTTTAATTCATTAAAACTCCTAAATTTTATTAAGGGACTAAATTTAtacttttatttaaatattattacaAATTTCCTAAAATAAATCTATGCAAAATCGATACATGGATaacatttcaaaatttatttcttCTATGCAGGCTATTTCTTctacaaattacaaatttaccTTGTTGTTACGTGAAGGTAAGTACATTAAAGTCTCTTTATTAAAATCTAGCATAGCAATGTTTAAACAACATTTTGGAGGAGGGCGTAAGTGATGTACCATTACGAAAATTCAACGTTTAACGATTAGTAGTTAAGGTTTTATCTTGTATCAAATTAAAGTCTAGGATTAGAAATCAATATGCTCGGTTTAAATACAACCTTAGtctttacaattttttttaatcggtttattttattacaatacttttaaaatgttaatttttaatctttattgctttttattctaataatttcaaaatattgaATGAGgatgttatatttttaaaaagtggtccttttaaaaaattaaattttagggtttttttaaatagaaaaaaaaacattaactATTTATCGTAAATAATTTctctaaatttttgtttatatttaacattcaagttattaaatataattattctcaaacgcttaaagaaagaaataaaaaaaagatgaaaaagaatatttttgaagtgcacaaataaaattatgtatatttgaaaaaaaaaaatcctatatgtattatatacatataataagaaaaaaagaaaaggaaaagaatagaaaagaaaaaagaaaaaagaaaaaaaggaaaaagaatagaaaagaaaaaagaaaaaagaaaaaagaaaaaaggaaaaaggaaaaagagaaatttaatttaaatttccaCCCAATCCTCTTTAAAACGCCTGTGGATCATTGTTCCGACTTCCTCTCCTCCACTTAATATCTCTCGTTTCTCTTTTTCTTACTTACTATGTTTATCCTttctgcttcttcttcttcttcttctgcttcttctTCCGCTTCCTCTGCTCCTTCTTCACTCCCTCCATTTTCCCTTTCTCCTTCTATTTATCTCTCCTTCTCTAGGGTTTCTCTCCCtccttcctcctcctcctcctcctccttttCTCTCAAGCTTCTTCCCCTTTCTCTTCATTTCACTCCTCCCAAACTTTCTTCCCCCCACTCCTCCCTTCGCTTCTCCGCGTCCAGAGCAATGGCGGAGCTTGTTCAAGACAAGGAGTCCGCCCACACTCCCTCCACCTCTGACGAAACCAGGAATGACCCACCTCACTCCCGCGCATTTCTTGATCTTCGCTCCGAAgaaggtttttctttttaatctattactctctctctcttcttgtaatttgttgttttttattaGTAGCCGTTATGATTGGATTTCGAATTGAGATGTAATTAGAAACTTCTTCTTGAATGCTGCTGTGGAACTGTTTTATGATTGTGATTGAGCTTCCCCACTAGATCCATTCACtggatttttattattttctgcaCTCTGAGCTGGGTTTTAGGAAAATgggttttgttctattttttgtGTAATAGAACCACTTAGTGGTAGTTTTCTGAATTTTTTGTTTGAGGATTATGAATTTTTCATGATCGGGGATGATTTTGGATAGAAGGGAGCTGTGCTTTAAATTTGGGGATGTATATGAAGAATGCCCTTAACGGTGTAGTTTATGAGGATGCTTTTAACCCAACcctttcatttgattttttttttgttgctgCTGTTGCTGCTGCTGCAATAAATTCTTTGTTGTTTTATATACCAgatattgattttgttttttagtactTCTCGTGCTTCTTATTGTATTTTTAGtgaaatacatttttttaaaaagaaagcaATCTTGTAAACGCAACATGTAGAATGTTGATTTATCTTATGTGCAGAGTTACTCTCCTGCATCAGGAGGGAAACAGAAGCTGGAAAGCTGCCTTCAAATGTTGCTGCAGGAATGGAAGAATTGTATCAGAATTATAAGAATGCTGTAAGACAAATTTTCTTGGTCTACAATCTGTAGAATGTTCTCATAAAAAGGATGCAAAGAGTGATGTAATTGTTTTACGCCGTGACAATTGCttagaaaatgaaatttagattTTGGATCATAAAGTGAAGGGATGACCCGTTCTGTGTATGTTCTCAACTTATGGAAACATCATGCACCTTAATTGAAAAACTAGAATTACTATTTACTTATAGCGTCATCATGTAGATACTTAAGCGGCCTTGTCTCTGTCCTTGGATTCACTGACCAAGGGCTTTAGCTATCCCAATACAGTAGCTCTTTAACAGAATGTTGTCTTCCCTTCTGAGTTCTAAGTTTACtgtcttttgtttttttgatcATGGTGTATTTTAAAGTATTTATGAAAAATAGAGACGAAGAGAGAACACATGATCTACGCGGAAACCCTGGTACAGGGAGAAAAACCACCACATATatgtttcttattattttttgataATCAAAAAGTTACAAAAGGGGAAAAGTTTGTAGGCAACACCAGtctaactaaaagaaaaaagaagttagGGCAAAGTAAATTTTAACTAATCATGAGCTTTCATCAAGTCCAAGCCCACTATTTCTAACCATATTCAATGCTTCTCCCTTGTTTTCAGGTTTTTGAGAGTGGTAATCCAAAGGCAGATGAAATTGTTTTGTCTAACATGACCGTTGCATTAGATCGCATATTGCTGGATGTGGAGGTAGcatataattttatttcaacTACAATTATGTGAAAACTTTTAAGAAAGACAACTGAATGACCTCTTGTCTGAGACATAGCAGTAATATTTCAGGATCCTTTTATGTTCTCACCATACCACAAAGCAATTCGAAAGCCTTTTGATTACTACACGTTCGGTCAGAACTATATCCGTCCACTGATTGATTTTGAGTAAGTTGGAAATTTGGTCTTACAATCCCTGTCATGTATGTTGTGGTTTCCCGGTCCTGCTTACAAATTACAATATTTACAACAAATCACATGGCCCTTTCTTTTTGGTTTGATTACATTAGGAAATGCTTCTTTATGAAATAAACATGTTGGATTAAATCACGATTGACTATTGAGAAGTTTGCATGTATATTGTTTGGTGTATTTCTCAAGTTCATTGTATAGGGGGAAAAAACTTTCTATAGATGGCATCAGAGGCTGCTAGTTTTCATCAATCTATGATCAATTTATGTTACTTGTTAACTTAACGGTGTTAGCTTCTTTCCCATGTGTTTAACTCTGTCCTGAAGCTTTATAGAAAATTTTTGCAGAAATTCCTTCGTTGGCAACCTTTCTCTTTTCAAGGATATAGAAGAGAAGCTCCATCAGGTATTTGTGATGATTATGCGATGATTTTGGGTTAATTTTGCTGATCGTTGCTTAAGTTTGTTTAATGATCTTCATAAACCTccctttcaaatttttattctttcattgaTATTCGAATAACATAATTGTAATCACTTTAAAATAGATTGGCATGCTTATTCTTAGTACCCTTCTAAGCAATTCTTCGTCATGGTTGGTCTTACAATCTTTGAATGGGAACTTGGAAGTACTAAGTTAAGATCTGTTGTCtgttattttgtttgttttctcgTTTCTCTTTTGTGACTtttaaaacttta encodes:
- the LOC103503574 gene encoding glycerol-3-phosphate acyltransferase, chloroplastic isoform X2; the protein is MFILSASSSSSSASSSASSAPSSLPPFSLSPSIYLSFSRVSLPPSSSSSSSFSLKLLPLSLHFTPPKLSSPHSSLRFSASRAMAELVQDKESAHTPSTSDETRNDPPHSRAFLDLRSEEELLSCIRRETEAGKLPSNVAAGMEELYQNYKNAVFESGNPKADEIVLSNMTVALDRILLDVEDPFMFSPYHKAIRKPFDYYTFGQNYIRPLIDFENSFVGNLSLFKDIEEKLHQGHNVVLISNHQTEADPAIISLLLEKTNPYIAENMIYVAGDRVIADPLCKPFSIGRNLICVYSKKHMLDIPELAETKRKANTRSLKEMALLLRGGSQLIWIAPSGGRDRPDSSTGEWYPAPFDASSVDNMRRLVQHSGVPGHLCPLALLCYDIMPPPSQVREAYSKALYDSVAKQYNVLKAAIDGKQGLEASTADISLSQPWI